TCCGTGTATAGGTTTTTTAAGCAAAGTTTCCGGCTGGCAAAAATCTCCCTAAAGTATCCGATCAGAAAAGCGAGATCACTCCGTAGCAAGACCCGATCTAAAAGGGATCTTTTTCGATCAGAGGGAGTATCGTATTGGATAGTTACTCCCTCTCGAAGCCGGATCGGAGATCCTAAAGTATCCCTGTTTAAATGAAAGACCCCGCTACGAACCGCTTCGTCAGGAATCGTCAATATGGGTTTCTTAATTCTTGCTTCGAGAGAAAGGGTGGGTTTCATTCCTGGTTCGCTCCGGTAACTAGGCAGATTCAAGTTAGGAAGAGTAGACGGATAGTATAATTTTTGCGGATTTCCATGCCAGCATTAATTCCCGTATATCCGGGTGAGAAATGGCAAGAAAACGATAGCGGGAAGAAACCGAACTTTGTTCGATTTTTTCCCGTATCATCCCTAAATTCCTTCGAAAGAAGGGGCTTTAACGGAAGGGTCTTAAATAGGATCGTTCCTGAAAATACCGATCTTCGAACCGAGAGATAAGTCGGAAATCTTTCAGAGTTAAGTCGATATCATCCCATCCGTTTCGAATTCTCCGTACCGAATTTTCATCCAGGGAAAATTCCGCTTCCGTCCCGCCGAATCCGATCCTTCGCTCGCCTAGATCCACGGTCGCAGTAGCTTTCGGAACGGATCGTACCCATTCTTGCAATAATGAAATCTCTCGTTCGTTTAACACTACTAAGGCGATTCCGTTCTTCGGACAATTGATGGAGAAAATATCCGCGAACGAGGGTGCAATAATCACTCTAATTCCGAAATCGGAGAGTGCCCAAGGTGCATGTTCCCTGCTGGAACCGCATCCGAAATTCGGCCCGGTCAATAGGATACTTGCCTCCCTATAATCAGGTTTATTTAATATGAATTCTCCGTTAGGAATCTCGCCGTTCGGATCCGAATATCTCCAATCATGGAAAAGGTGTCGTCCGAAACCCGTTCGATCGATTTTTTTCATGAATTGTTTAGGCAAAATTTGATCCGTATCGATATCGGCTCTATAAAGAGGCGCGATAACTCCGGTATGTTTAGTCCATGCTTTCATATTTCTTTCCACTCCCGAATGTCCGTAAATTTTCCGGTTACAGCGGCACCGACCGCCATTATCGGACTGACAAGATGCGTGCGTCCTCCCCGGCCTTGTCTTCCTTCGAAATTTCTATTTGATGTGGACGCACATCGTTCCCCGACTCGAAGAACGTCGTCGTTCATCGCTAAGCAAAGGGAGCAGCCCGGTTCTCTCCATTCAAAACCGGCCTCTAAGAAAATTCGATCCAAACCTTCGGACTCGGCCTGCCGTTTGACTCGTCCCGATCCGGGAACGACGATCGCTTTCACGTTAGGGTGTACGGTTCTACCTTTCGCCAAGATTGCGGCCGCCCGAAGGTCTTCGATTCTGGAATTGGTACAGGATCCGATGAAAACTTTGTCGATTTGGATTTCGCTAATTTTCATTTCGGGAGTCAATCCCATATACTGAATCGCTTTCTCCGCCGTTTCCTTTCGAGTAGTATCCGTAAAGGAATTCGGATTCGGGACGATCCCCGAGATGGATACGGTTTGAGAAGGATTCGTTCCCCAGGTAACTTGAGGCTCGATTTGCGAAATGTTCATCTCTACGATTTCGTCGAAGGCTTCCTCCGAGTCGGAATATAAGGTTTTCCAATATTCAAGAGCTTGAATGAACGATTCGCCTTTGGGGGAAAAATCCTGTCCATTCAAATATTCGAATGTAATTTCATCGGGCGCGATTAAACCTGCACGAGCACCGGCTTCTATGCTCATATTGCAAAGAGTCATTCTCGCTTCCATCGAAAGTTCCTTTATTGCGCCTCCGGAATATTCCATGACGTAACCTTGGCCCCCGTTCGTTCCGATTTTACCGATCAAGGCGAGAGCTATATCCTTGGAGGTAATACCTGCGCTTAGTTTGCCGTTCAGTTTTACCAGCATCGATTTTGCCTTTCTTTGCCTCAAAGTTTGTGTGACCAGGACGTGCTCCACCTCACTGGTTCCGATGCCGAACGCGAGGGCTCCAAAGGCTCCGTGGGTAGAAGTATGAGAATCGCCGCAAACGACTACGGTTCCGGGTAACGTAAATCCGAGTTCCGGAGCAAGAACATGAACGATCCCTTGGTCAGGATTCTCCCAACCATACAATTCGATTCCGAATTCCCGACAGTTGCGTTCGATCGTATCCATTTGGATCCTTGAGACCGGACCGGCAGCGTCTTTATTGCGTCTGTCTTTTGTTGAAATATTATGGTCGATCACGGCGAGGGTTAACCTAGGGTATTTCACATTTCTTCCCTTTTTACGCAACGCCTCGAACGCTTGTGCGGAAGTCACTTCATGCAGCAGATGCCTGTCCACAAAGAGCAAGGATTCCTCGTCTTGACCGGAAATGACCGAGTGCTGCTCCCAAATTTTATCGTATAGAGTTCTGGGGTTCATTTTTCCTCCAACATTCGTAGAGTATCAATATTCTTAATATAATGCAAATAAATAGGATTTATTGACAGTATAAGTAAAAGTTATATATCTGGAGTGAGGGTTTTATGGAATTTAGGCAGATTCGTTATTTTTTGGAGATCGTCAAAATCGGGACTTTTCAGAGGGCTGCGGAAGGACTCGGACTGACTCAACCTGCGTTATCCAGGCAAATGGCTCTGCTCGAGAGGGAGATCGGAAAACCTCTTATGGAACGAGGATCCAGGGAAATTCGTCTTACGTACGAGGGGGAAATCTTTTTAGGGTACGCCGATAAAATGAACACTCTTTGGGAAGAGTTAAAAGACGGTATGAAGGAGCCGGGTAAGGAACTATCCGGAACGTTTTCGATCTCGGCCGGAGGGACAGTATC
The Leptospira inadai serovar Lyme str. 10 genome window above contains:
- the leuD gene encoding 3-isopropylmalate dehydratase small subunit encodes the protein MKAWTKHTGVIAPLYRADIDTDQILPKQFMKKIDRTGFGRHLFHDWRYSDPNGEIPNGEFILNKPDYREASILLTGPNFGCGSSREHAPWALSDFGIRVIIAPSFADIFSINCPKNGIALVVLNEREISLLQEWVRSVPKATATVDLGERRIGFGGTEAEFSLDENSVRRIRNGWDDIDLTLKDFRLISRFEDRYFQERSYLRPFR
- the leuC gene encoding 3-isopropylmalate dehydratase large subunit → MNPRTLYDKIWEQHSVISGQDEESLLFVDRHLLHEVTSAQAFEALRKKGRNVKYPRLTLAVIDHNISTKDRRNKDAAGPVSRIQMDTIERNCREFGIELYGWENPDQGIVHVLAPELGFTLPGTVVVCGDSHTSTHGAFGALAFGIGTSEVEHVLVTQTLRQRKAKSMLVKLNGKLSAGITSKDIALALIGKIGTNGGQGYVMEYSGGAIKELSMEARMTLCNMSIEAGARAGLIAPDEITFEYLNGQDFSPKGESFIQALEYWKTLYSDSEEAFDEIVEMNISQIEPQVTWGTNPSQTVSISGIVPNPNSFTDTTRKETAEKAIQYMGLTPEMKISEIQIDKVFIGSCTNSRIEDLRAAAILAKGRTVHPNVKAIVVPGSGRVKRQAESEGLDRIFLEAGFEWREPGCSLCLAMNDDVLRVGERCASTSNRNFEGRQGRGGRTHLVSPIMAVGAAVTGKFTDIREWKEI